In Geotrypetes seraphini chromosome 11, aGeoSer1.1, whole genome shotgun sequence, the genomic window gacccaccgttcactgtttttcaccatgacaaggttgttctgcgtacccaccctaaattccttcccaaggtggtctcggcttttcacctcaaccagtccattgtgctgcctgtcttcttccctaagcctcactcgcaccctggggaacaggcgttgcacacgctggactgtaagcgtgcccttgcttactaccttgatcgtaccagagctcaccgtacatcccctcagctatttttgtctttcgatcccaaccgtttgggtcgtcctgtctccaaacggaccctttcaaattggcttgctgcctgtattgcattctgctatgctcgggccggtctctcactggaaggtgctgtcacggcccacagagtccgagctatggctgcttctgtagctttcctccgttccacgcccatcgaggaaatctgcaaggctgccacttggtcctcagttcacacgttcactactcactactgtctggatgccttttccagacgggatggtcacttcggccaatcggtgttacataatttattttcatgatggccaaccatcccccctccctctttgttagcttggaggtcacccatgtgttaagaatatgctgcctgcttgtcctgggataaagcacagttacttaccgtaacaggtgttatccagggacagcaggcagatattcttacgtcccacccacctccccgggttggcttcttagctggcttatcctaactggggaccacgcactcctccgtcgggcgggaaggcactcgcgcacgcgcggtgcggccaactagaaacttctagttaaaaaggtccgtaccgagggctccgtcggtgacgtcacccatgtgttaagaatatctgcctgctgtccctggataacacctgttacggtaagtaactgtgctgttcgtttggaatgatcttcctttacagaaaccatgctggcttgttctcatcagattattttgttctatatgctcattgatactgtccttgattaatgattcggccatcttccccagaactgaggttaagctcaccggtctgtagttccccgggtcgcctcttgagccttttttgaagatatgtgtaacatttgctatcctccagtcctccgggattacccttgttttcaaggataggttgcaaatctgctgtagtaactctgctgtttcgtttctgagctctttcagtattctcgggtggattccgtctgggcctggagatttgtcagtttttaatctatctgtttgagtacgtcttcgaggcttacctccatacatgataatttttcttcttgatcccccttgaagattttttccggttctggcacgttggatgtgaagactgacgaaaagaacgtgtttaatctgtctgccacctccttttcctcctttaccactccctttctgtctccctcatccaggggtcccacctcctccctcactgttttttttcctttcacatatcgaaagaatggtttaaaattctgtACCTccttggcaagtttctcttcatactctttttttgcttttctaaccacgcggtgacattctttttggtgcttcctgtgctctttccaattttcctcggttttatcctttatcccaggacaagcaggcaggtattcttacaagtgggtgacgtgatccaacggagccccgatgcggacacctCATAAGCAGACTTGCtagaagaaactcaaagttttgagtcgcccgcaccgcgcatgcgtgagtgccttcccgcccagcacagggcgcgtctcctcagttcttacttttccgcggagccgagaagtccgtcttcgactctctgcgtgaagtattttcacttgtgccttcttttgtccgtgattttcttctttgttttattctttaaaaaaaaaaaaattcttccgttgggcaggccacgtggccgcagccccgcggcttcgattttgcggcagCGCTTTTTCGGCCTATATCCCGGCCTGCAaacggttttaaaaagtgttccaagtgccagcgcgcgatttccctGACAGACCCTCATCGACGTtgtcttcggtgtctcgggcctcaacatctcccgaaatcgtgccggccttgctcaacacttaagtctcgtgctttcaagcgttgTTGCATCCTGTGGGTGCAgcttttcagcatggagtcttcgatggagctttcgtCCTCGAGGGGTGCTTCACCCTAGACATCATCCGATGCTCTCCAGGCTTCCACAGcttctgctccgagcctcatcaaacctgcttcgTTTGTACCGGCTATGTCTTCGACGCTTGCTgcagtgccttcctctgtctcttcaggtcagatagcacagcagcccatttccccagtggtgcttaaagtgcccaaggcgTCTAAGttcaagcactctcacactgcctcgagggaacacgaagcccgtgcaggtggtcccattggagacgcggatccatccttgccggctttgtTCCAGACCttattagagaagcaattcattcagctctttaccaccatggggccgaagcttctctcacaaatccagcctgggcattcggaggtttcccgcgaggtcgagccgcctcctgtgcctAGGTCACATGCACACTCtctgctgggagcagagtctctgcgagtgtctggtctggcatctcggcatgcatcgcaaggagcagagtctttgcccatgcctccattggaacccttacactcgatgcaaggagcagagtctttgcgagtgcctcgaggttCTTCCACTCAGCCTCTTCTGTTtcgttccacagcctccagccctatccattctctgggggcttcGACTGGGACACGCTCTCCTCGATTGTCGAGGCCTGCTTCTAGGCAAGAGCAATATCAtagatcgaggcattcttcgaagcattcatccaggcatgcctcacctcatcggaagcagccttttcttcaataTTCCCCACCGCCTGCATTGACCCTTCCGCTTCCGGATCTCAAAGACCCGGTGGGTTCTTTTTCTCCATCCAGATCTCCTTCTTCACTGGAGCAAGCTGCCTCAACATCCTTGAATCCCTATCGATGCCAGGCtttggcagatcagctgtctttttcatcttttctgcgtCAGATGGCAGTTGACTTAGATATTCAACTTGACACTGGATCTaagttttccaaggagtatctcgagaccatgcatctccctcaacctccggctgaatccctcaagcttcctcttcacaagcttttggatcaaacctttgtccgctgtctggaaactccttattccattccagctgttccaggcaaattggattccagatacaggactgtacatcataaggggtttgacaacgctcaattgtctcaccaattccttctggttgaatcttctttgaaacgttctcacccttctcaggtgtatgccactgttcctccaggaagggaaggcaaaacgatggacaaatttggtcgtcgcatctaccaaaactctatgatgacctccagagtcctcaactataattttcatttcatcacctattTTGAGTTCTTTCTCTCCATCCTTCCAAAGTTCATGCCTTATCTGGATTCCCGTACGCATTTTGAATACCAAGAAGTCCTTGCATCCTTGTCCCAACTCTGGCTACAGCTTCTTcagtcctcctatgatgcttttgagctgcctgctcgagctactgcttgctcagtggccatgcggcgtctggcgtGGCTCCGGACCaacgacatggatcctaacctgcagggccggctggctaatgttccttgcgctggcaatgacctctttgatgagtctatAGAGACAGCCACCAAGAAGCTTTCAgaccatgagaagtcttttgCATCCATTCTCCGCCCGAAGCCGAATCCGGCTCCTTCTCGACCTGCACGCCCTCCTCAAATTTACCAACGGCATTTTCCACCTAAACAGACTCCTTCCATTtgtcagcctgtcaagaggccATATCCTCAGAAacagcagaagcctcagccacctgctgtacctaaggctcctcagcctttttgactgtctagtagaaagcataacctcagtcgttctgccatttcccgtttttccccctatcggaggtcatctccatcatttttaccaccgatggacgactgTTACCACCGACccctgggtcctttccatcgtcagggagggatactctcttcagttccatcaagttcctgcggaacatcctccaagagagtatccttccaattctgcccagaccgcccttcttcttcaggaagctcaaactTTGCTTCAGCTCTGAGCTATCGAGCCAGTTCGTTTGGCTCAGCAGaacaagggattttactcccggtacttccttgttccgaagaagacgggcgatctgcgtcctattttggatcttagagtactcaacaaatttctggtagagaaaaattttgcatgttgaccctagcGTCTCTGTATCCTCTCCTCGAgaagaacgactggttatgctctctggatctcaaggaggcctacacacacattcccatccatccggcctcccgtcaatacctcagatttcgggtgggaaatcttcattatcaatacagagtgctccctttcggcctggcctcgtcacccagagtcttcaccaagtgcctggtagtggtggccgctgcgctcaggaaccatggtcttcaggtgtttccctggctcatcaaggattccacgtcccAAGGAGTCGTCCTAGCGACCCAgcagactatctggttcctgcagagtatgggattcgaaatcaactttccaaaatcccatctccagcctgctcagactcttccattcatcggagctgttctggatactgtccaactcagagcattccttcctcaacaacgtctggaggctcttctccatctttgtcattcaGTCTCCTCtcctcgcccgtccatctcggcgagacacatgatggttcttctgggtcacatggcttccacagtacatgcgactccttttgccagacttcacctccgaattccttagtggaccctggcatctcaacggacgcaggtttccgaccctctgacttgacacatccaggtcactcctgctctgacacagtctcttcgctggtggatgctctcttccaatctatccagaggcttactttttcacatgccaccccatcagaaggttctcacgaccgattcttcaacttacgcttgggggggctcatctcgatggtctccgtacccaaggctattggaccagtacggatcgtcagtgtcacatcaatctcctggaactcagggcaattttCAATGCGCTcactgcttttcaacatcttcttcgcgaccatgtagtcctcattcgaacagacaatcaggtcgccatgtattatgtcaacaaacagggaggcacgggatctgccttcctctgtcaggaagctctgaaagtatgggattgggcaattcaccacaacaccttcctcaaagctgtctacattcaggggacgGACAAcgccttagcggacaacttgagtcatcttctacagcctcacgaatggactctccattccaagccccttcatcacatcttctctcagtggggaacgcctcggATAGATCTCTTTgtagccccccacaacttcaagctggctcagttctgctccaggatctacactcctcatcgcctcgaggcggatgctttccttctggactggacgaatctctttctatatgcgtttcctccatttcctctcatccaaaagacactggtcaagctgaagactgaccgtgccaccatgattctgattgttccttggtggcccagacaaccctggtactctctTCTCCTTCAAATCAGCAGatagggagccataccttctaccagtttttccctctctgcttacacagcatcagggatctctgcttcatcctaacctgcagtctctccacctgacagcttggttcctctcaacgtagctcctctacagttttctcaatctgtgagggatgttttggaagcttcacagAAGCCTACtattagacaatgctatcaccaaaaatggactagattttctacttggtgtttttctcttcgtcaggagcctcaacattcttccttatcttcagttttggactatcttttgcacctttctcattctggcctcaattatacatcgatctgagtccatcttagtgcatttgcggctttccatcagcctcttgaagggaaacccctctctgctcatcctgtggttgccaaattcatgaagggacttttcaatgtcaaccctcctctcaaaccgcctcctgtggtttgggacctcaatattgttcttgctcagctcatgaaacctccatttgaaccaattgacaaggctcatctgaagtatttcacttggaaagtggtgtttctcgtTGGCCTCACTTCTTtttgacgagtcagtgagcttcaagcgttggttgcggatccaccttttacagtgttctaTCATGacatcatgacaaggtgattcttcacactcatctgaaattccttcctaaagtagtcTCGGAATGTCAtattaaccaatccattgttcttccagtgttttttcgaaagcctcattctcatcctggagaatcagctcttcatactctggactgcaaacatgctttggctttctatttggaacgtACCAAACCAtgcagaactgctcctcaactttttgtctcctttgatccgaacaaattgggacgtcctatctctaagcataccatctccaattggatggcggcttgtatctctttctgctatgcccaggctggattaccccttcacagtaaaggcacagcccataaggtcagagcaatggcagcttctgtagctttcctcagatctacacctattgaggagatttgtagagctgctacttggtcctcggttcatacctttagaagcatagaaacatagaacatgacggcagaaaagggccgatggcccatcaagtctgcccactcaagaaccctccctccaactagtctgcctgctTAAGgaccttcttccctggagtatctatcgattgagcataactcCGTAGTACTCACAcgtgtttgtcccatcgactcttgaagtcgagcacgttactggcctcgaccacctgctggggaagatcattccatcgatcaatcacccgttcagtgaagaagtatttcctggtgtcaccatgaaatcttcctcccttaagttttagtggatgccctcttgtcgccgtgggaccctttagaaaaaagatttcctcctccactttgatgtggcccatgatgtatttaaatgtttctatcttgtcccccctttctctgcattcttcaagagaatataagcgcagtttgatcagacgttcttcatatgggatgcctttaagtcctgagaccatcttagtggccattctctgtatcgactccactcttttcacatctttttgataatgtggtctccaaaattggacacagtactccaggtgaggtctcaccatggatctgtataacggtttCCTGCTgttaaagctccttctgatgcaacccagcatttgtctggccttcgcTGAAGATTTCTCCAACTGATTAACAGCTTTCATATcatcccggatgagaactcccaagtccctttctgcagtagttcttgttaagttttcgcCGTTTAAGGTGTATGTTTTGCGTGGATTTCCATTCccaaggtgcatcactttacatttcttggtattaaagtttagttgccaattactggaccatttttccaatacaagcaggtcttgctccatagtgttgggccttgTTGCACTATCAGGTTCTGAGGCCCTGCCTACAACactgcatagtttagcgtcgtcggcaaatagtgtaattttgcctcggagcccctgagtcagatccccaacaaagatattaaatagcatcggacccaagaccgagccctgcagcactccgctgatcacttttgacgtttttgaggggataccatttaccaccactctttgAGATCTTCCACTAAGCCAGTCTTGCACCCATGCtatcagtgtttctcctagtcctagcgAGTTCATCTTGTTTACTTCTCACTAttatctggatactttctccagacgggatggacagtttggccaaacagtattgcaaaatttattctcctaagttgtcaactctcccaccatcccactttggttagcttggaggtcacccacttgtgagaatacctgcctgcttgtcctgggataaagcacagttacttaccgtaacagttgttatccagggacagcaggcagctattctcacatcctacCCACCTTgccgggttggcttctctgctagctatctgaactgaggagacgcgccctgtgctgggtgggaaggcattcgcgcatgcgcggtgcgggcgactcgaaacttcgagtttcttcaagcaagtctgcttgtgagacgtccgcatcggggctccgttggatcacgtcacccacttgtgagaatagctgcctgctgtccctggataacaactgttacggtaagtaactgtgctttttccacTTCcttaatgattttttcttgtctcctatcaccttcttaactGTTTTAAAAGGGATGATTAATTAAATATTAACATGGAAACAGAGAacaataatggcagataaagaccatatggcaaATGGACTCAAACCTTTTCCTCTTTGTTAGAATCCTTATCCCATGCGTTCTTAAAATCAGATAAAGCAGATTTTTTGCTGATTAAGAACTCTGGCCAGCTGAATTATTGCTAAAAAAGCATACATCTGCAGTTTCTAATGCTTTCTGCAGTTTTCTCCAGACAGACTGCTGCCCTACTGTTAAGAAGGATCTGTATATAACACATGGGACCATTGCAGGGAGTTTATTTTGTATTAAGATAGCCATACTGATAGGAAAAAATCTTTGACATGGTTCTTTATGAAAAAGACTAACCCATTAAGTTGTAGTCAGCCTTTATGTGGATTGTTTTACATGAAGTCTCATTTGTAAATATATATTATAGTTCCCCACATGTTTCAGTCTGTTGagtgtttttctttgtttgttttcagCCTCCTCCTTTGGAAGATATTCAAGAAATGAAAAATTTTATAGCTcaaaatgtaaagtgatggaaAGGGTGGGTGAGCTTAGATATGATGAAAACCATGATAGAAGTAGATGGGGCTAACTCAGTTTTGCAAGTTGATGATCTCTTACTGGGAAAAAGGTACCTCCACTAAGCATTCTTTTGTAAGGGCTTTATGTGTAGAAAACACGCTGCTTTTATAACTTACTCCTTTATTTACAGTTACAATGAATTAAAATCATGCAGTATAGAAATTGACTTATATCTTCTGGATTTGAATTTAGTGCAATTACCAGTGTATATTTTAATAAAGCAAGTCATGTTTTTGATTAGTAGTAGTTTAAATGAACAGACATTGATAGGGAACGACCACATTAACCTCCCAACTCACTCCCTTTTTTCTTGTGATTAGAAAAACAGACTTCTGGCCAGTACTTGACTGAAACTGTTTGTTTGTGTGTGAGGAATGCAGGCCAGCGATGATCACGTGAAGCAGCTGCTGAGGCAGATAGGAGGAGATATCCAGGTACTGGACATGAGTGGTTGCTATTGGTTGTCTGGACTCACCATTGACCATGTGACAAGGTGCAAGAACCTGGTGAAACTGAATTTGTCTGGCTGCAACCTCACTTCCATCCGCCTTTCAAAGATTCTTTCAAACCTACATCACCTCTGTTCATTGGCAATTGACGTATATCCTGGCTTCGATGCTAGCAAGCTGAGCAGCGAGTGTAAGGCCACGCTAAGCAGTGTACTGGAACTCAAGCAGACACTGTTCACACCATCCTATGGAGTAGTGCCTTGCTGTACCAGTCTTGAAAAACTACTGCTATACTTTGAGATCTTTGACAGGACACGAGAAGGTGATTTAATGTCTGGCCAGCTGATGGTAGGCGAAAGTAATGTTCCCCACTACCAAAATCTCCGTTTGTTTTATGCTAGACTGGCTCCTGGCAATGTGAACCAGGAAGTGGTAAGGTTATACTTAGCAGTGCTGAGTGACAGAACTCCGGAGAATCTCCATGCCTTCCTCATTTCTGTTCCTGCCAATTTAGCAGAGAGTGGAGCCACTAAAAACCTTTTGGATTGCATGGCCAGAAATGTCTCTTTGGATGCATTGCAGTTGCCCAAGAACTGGATAAATGGCTCTTCCCTGCTGCAGCAAATGAAGTTCAGCAAGCCTTTCTACTTCAGCTTCAGCCGCTGCACACTCTCTGGGACTCAGCTCATACAACGAGTTATTAATAGTGGAAAGGAGAAGGACTTTAAAAGCTTGGTTAGTTTGAACTTTAGTGGTTGCATTTACTGCCTTTATCCAGACTCCCTGTTCAGGAAAGCAGATGATGACATTGATAGTAGTATTCTGGAGACTTTAGTAACCTCTTGTCCCAAGCTTAAGCATTTGAATTTTTCTGGTGCTCATCATCATAGTTCAGAAATTACAGGGAAACATTTATGCCAGCTTCTGTCATGTCTGCAACACCTCCGTTCATTATCTTTACCTGTTTGTGCTGTTCCTGATCCTTCTGAAAGCATGGGCAAGCTTTCTTCCCAGACTATGGCTAATGCAGTGCCTTGTGGATTTGGGAAAAAAGTTCGAATTGGGGTACAGCCCTATCCCAGGAATTCTTCTGAACAGGATAGCATGAAGTTATCTGTTTTTTGGCGCTTTCTGGGTAACTGCTTGTTTTTGGAGAGTTTGGAATTGCTTGGATCTAATTTCTCCTCAGCCATGCCTCGGAATGAACCAGCAATTCGGAACTCACTTCCCCCTTGCAGTCGATCACAGCATGTTGGAGATGCAGAGCTTGGTGCTATAAGTCAACTGGCATTCTTGCGAAATCTTACCTTGGCCCAACTTCCTGGGGTTATGACGGGATCCGGGTTAATCAGCATTGGCTTGAAATGCCAACAGCTACAGACGCTTTCTCTGGCAAATCTGGGCATGATGGGAAAGGTGGTCTACATGTCTGCCTTGTGTGACATGCTCAGTAATTGCAAACAGCTAAAAGATTTCAGGTGAGGACAAACTGTACATCCATCCTTCATCCTCATATAAGTTGTGCATTATAAACATGGTAGTCTCTGTAGAGGCAAATTTGTGACAAGTGATCTACCAGCCTTGTATCTAAAAATGTGATAGGATATGTTTTAATATGGCACATAGAAAATTTTGGCTTAGCTTACTTTCATGCAAaagtttaaaaagttttctttgccTGAAATATTGATAACACCCAGTTTACCTGTCATAGAAAGTACAGGTAAGTTAAGGAATAACTGCTCTAGCCAGGTGAAGCTCCAACTCTGTTTCCTAGAACTGGTTTGATGTTCAGTTTTGTTAATTTTGCTTAAAATAGAGGAATATGTAAATGATCATCAA contains:
- the FBXL18 gene encoding F-box/LRR-repeat protein 18 isoform X5 encodes the protein MGLTQFCKLMISYWEKGMQASDDHVKQLLRQIGGDIQVLDMSGCYWLSGLTIDHVTRCKNLVKLNLSGCNLTSIRLSKILSNLHHLCSLAIDVYPGFDASKLSSECKATLSSVLELKQTLFTPSYGVVPCCTSLEKLLLYFEIFDRTREGDLMSGQLMVGESNVPHYQNLRLFYARLAPGNVNQEVVRLYLAVLSDRTPENLHAFLISVPANLAESGATKNLLDCMARNVSLDALQLPKNWINGSSLLQQMKFSKPFYFSFSRCTLSGTQLIQRVINSGKEKDFKSLVSLNFSGCIYCLYPDSLFRKADDDIDSSILETLVTSCPKLKHLNFSGAHHHSSEITGKHLCQLLSCLQHLRSLSLPVCAVPDPSESMGKLSSQTMANAVPCGFGKKVRIGVQPYPRNSSEQDSMKLSVFWRFLGNCLFLESLELLGSNFSSAMPRNEPAIRNSLPPCSRSQHVGDAELGAISQLAFLRNLTLAQLPGVMTGSGLISIGLKCQQLQTLSLANLGMMGKVVYMSALCDMLSNCKQLKDFRLEQPYFTANSQFFQALSQCSSLQRLCIISRSGTFQPDAVMAFMASCHKVVVCHMFTNDTLTACKSLQQSLLRSFQAHRPALNVVIFPLLHEGLTDVIRDVPIMHLDEITLFKSRVAEEPPNLWW
- the FBXL18 gene encoding F-box/LRR-repeat protein 18 isoform X6, which codes for MQASDDHVKQLLRQIGGDIQVLDMSGCYWLSGLTIDHVTRCKNLVKLNLSGCNLTSIRLSKILSNLHHLCSLAIDVYPGFDASKLSSECKATLSSVLELKQTLFTPSYGVVPCCTSLEKLLLYFEIFDRTREGDLMSGQLMVGESNVPHYQNLRLFYARLAPGNVNQEVVRLYLAVLSDRTPENLHAFLISVPANLAESGATKNLLDCMARNVSLDALQLPKNWINGSSLLQQMKFSKPFYFSFSRCTLSGTQLIQRVINSGKEKDFKSLVSLNFSGCIYCLYPDSLFRKADDDIDSSILETLVTSCPKLKHLNFSGAHHHSSEITGKHLCQLLSCLQHLRSLSLPVCAVPDPSESMGKLSSQTMANAVPCGFGKKVRIGVQPYPRNSSEQDSMKLSVFWRFLGNCLFLESLELLGSNFSSAMPRNEPAIRNSLPPCSRSQHVGDAELGAISQLAFLRNLTLAQLPGVMTGSGLISIGLKCQQLQTLSLANLGMMGKVVYMSALCDMLSNCKQLKDFRLEQPYFTANSQFFQALSQCSSLQRLCIISRSGTFQPDAVMAFMASCHKVVVCHMFTNDTLTACKSLQQSLLRSFQAHRPALNVVIFPLLHEGLTDVIRDVPIMHLDEITLFKSRVAEEPPNLWW
- the FBXL18 gene encoding F-box/LRR-repeat protein 18 isoform X3; the encoded protein is MRGRAPLSPHVPACPVTNGAESLSTAASRAPFLYYVFGERSKFKLHSSQRQSLPAPTLQMLSEESSDDNSISPTELSDEILLHILSYIPSIDLILNVRRTCRKLETLCLDKSLIQHVLLHKEYQASDDHVKQLLRQIGGDIQVLDMSGCYWLSGLTIDHVTRCKNLVKLNLSGCNLTSIRLSKILSNLHHLCSLAIDVYPGFDASKLSSECKATLSSVLELKQTLFTPSYGVVPCCTSLEKLLLYFEIFDRTREGDLMSGQLMVGESNVPHYQNLRLFYARLAPGNVNQEVVRLYLAVLSDRTPENLHAFLISVPANLAESGATKNLLDCMARNVSLDALQLPKNWINGSSLLQQMKFSKPFYFSFSRCTLSGTQLIQRVINSGKEKDFKSLVSLNFSGCIYCLYPDSLFRKADDDIDSSILETLVTSCPKLKHLNFSGAHHHSSEITGKHLCQLLSCLQHLRSLSLPVCAVPDPSESMGKLSSQTMANAVPCGFGKKVRIGVQPYPRNSSEQDSMKLSVFWRFLGNCLFLESLELLGSNFSSAMPRNEPAIRNSLPPCSRSQHVGDAELGAISQLAFLRNLTLAQLPGVMTGSGLISIGLKCQQLQTLSLANLGMMGKVVYMSALCDMLSNCKQLKDFRLEQPYFTANSQFFQALSQCSSLQRLCIISRSGTFQPDAVMAFMASCHKVVVCHMFTNDTLTACKSLQQSLLRSFQAHRPALNVVIFPLLHEGLTDVIRDVPIMHLDEITLFKSRVAEEPPNLWW
- the FBXL18 gene encoding F-box/LRR-repeat protein 18 isoform X1; the encoded protein is MRGRAPLSPHVPACPVTNGAESLSTAASRAPFLYYVFGERSKFKLHSSQRQSLPAPTLQKMLSEESSDDNSISPTELSDEILLHILSYIPSIDLILNVRRTCRKLETLCLDKSLIQHVLLHKEYQASDDHVKQLLRQIGGDIQVLDMSGCYWLSGLTIDHVTRCKNLVKLNLSGCNLTSIRLSKILSNLHHLCSLAIDVYPGFDASKLSSECKATLSSVLELKQTLFTPSYGVVPCCTSLEKLLLYFEIFDRTREGDLMSGQLMVGESNVPHYQNLRLFYARLAPGNVNQEVVRLYLAVLSDRTPENLHAFLISVPANLAESGATKNLLDCMARNVSLDALQLPKNWINGSSLLQQMKFSKPFYFSFSRCTLSGTQLIQRVINSGKEKDFKSLVSLNFSGCIYCLYPDSLFRKADDDIDSSILETLVTSCPKLKHLNFSGAHHHSSEITGKHLCQLLSCLQHLRSLSLPVCAVPDPSESMGKLSSQTMANAVPCGFGKKVRIGVQPYPRNSSEQDSMKLSVFWRFLGNCLFLESLELLGSNFSSAMPRNEPAIRNSLPPCSRSQHVGDAELGAISQLAFLRNLTLAQLPGVMTGSGLISIGLKCQQLQTLSLANLGMMGKVVYMSALCDMLSNCKQLKDFRLEQPYFTANSQFFQALSQCSSLQRLCIISRSGTFQPDAVMAFMASCHKVVVCHMFTNDTLTACKSLQQSLLRSFQAHRPALNVVIFPLLHEGLTDVIRDVPIMHLDEITLFKSRVAEEPPNLWW
- the FBXL18 gene encoding F-box/LRR-repeat protein 18 isoform X2, yielding MRGRAPLSPHVPACPVTNGAESLSTAARAPFLYYVFGERSKFKLHSSQRQSLPAPTLQKMLSEESSDDNSISPTELSDEILLHILSYIPSIDLILNVRRTCRKLETLCLDKSLIQHVLLHKEYQASDDHVKQLLRQIGGDIQVLDMSGCYWLSGLTIDHVTRCKNLVKLNLSGCNLTSIRLSKILSNLHHLCSLAIDVYPGFDASKLSSECKATLSSVLELKQTLFTPSYGVVPCCTSLEKLLLYFEIFDRTREGDLMSGQLMVGESNVPHYQNLRLFYARLAPGNVNQEVVRLYLAVLSDRTPENLHAFLISVPANLAESGATKNLLDCMARNVSLDALQLPKNWINGSSLLQQMKFSKPFYFSFSRCTLSGTQLIQRVINSGKEKDFKSLVSLNFSGCIYCLYPDSLFRKADDDIDSSILETLVTSCPKLKHLNFSGAHHHSSEITGKHLCQLLSCLQHLRSLSLPVCAVPDPSESMGKLSSQTMANAVPCGFGKKVRIGVQPYPRNSSEQDSMKLSVFWRFLGNCLFLESLELLGSNFSSAMPRNEPAIRNSLPPCSRSQHVGDAELGAISQLAFLRNLTLAQLPGVMTGSGLISIGLKCQQLQTLSLANLGMMGKVVYMSALCDMLSNCKQLKDFRLEQPYFTANSQFFQALSQCSSLQRLCIISRSGTFQPDAVMAFMASCHKVVVCHMFTNDTLTACKSLQQSLLRSFQAHRPALNVVIFPLLHEGLTDVIRDVPIMHLDEITLFKSRVAEEPPNLWW